The genomic segment CATGTAGCTCTCAGCAATCACTTTGATCTCACTACGAATCAGCACACGAAAAACAAGTTCCTGATTTGTTCCTATCACTAGAGCAACTCTGCGCTACTTACAAAATTGTAATCTTAAAGAATTCAATTATTGGGATCAGTCCTCGGACCCTTCATCCAGCGCCCCGTTTTGGAAGGCTTCCAGTTCAAGGTCTTTGGCGCGGATCCTGTCCGCTTCTTCGAGATAGATGTCAGACGCCTCACCAAAACCGCCGATGGGCGACGACGCGATCTCGTCATGCGCGATCGCGTCGTCATTGAGCAGCCAGGCGCGTTTACCGCGAGGGGGCCACTCTTCCTAGTTTTCAAGTTCCGGTTTGATCGGGACAATGATGCGTCCACGGACTTTACCCTCGAGGAAGAGAGGCGCCGTCGAGACAACATCTTCGAATGCCACCTCCGTGGATATGGCTTCCAGCTTTGTTGGGTCCAGATCCGTTGCGAGGCGTTCCCATGCAGCCAGTCTTTTCTCTTTCGGGCACATGACACTGTCGATGCCCTTCAAGGTGACGCCTCGAAGGATGAAGGGGGCCACACTTGTCGGCAGGTCCATGCTGCCAGCCAGGCCGCAAGCCGCGACGGTTCCGCTGTATTTGATCATCGACAGGAGATTGGCGAGGACAACGCCGCCAACAACATCGACTGCGCCCGCCCAACGCTCCTTGTTCAGGGCGCGCGGCGTCCCGGAAAGATCGGCCCGGTCAACAATTGAGGTCGCGCCCAGGCTTTTGAGATAGTCCGCCTCTTCGGGCCGGCCCGTGGCCGCCGCAACCGTGAAGCCTTTATTTGCAAGCAGACTGGTCGCGACGCTTCCGACACCTCCGGATGCGCCTGTGACAAGGATTTCACCGCTGGCGGGGGTGACGCCTTCGTCTTCCAAAGCGATGACACAGAGCATCGCGGTATAGCCGGCGGTGCCAATCGCCATGGCCTGCCGCATCGTCAGGCCATCAGGAAGGCGGACAAGCCAGTCCCCCTTCACTTTCGCGCGTTGCGCAAGCCCGCCCCAATGCTTTTCACCGACGCCCCAACCGTTCAGAACAACGCGGTCTCCGGGCGCAAAATCAGAATGGCGGCTTTCAGAGACGACGCCGGCAAAATCAATGCCCGGAATCATCGGGAAGCTTCGCACGACCGGGGAGCTGCCCGTGATCGCCAGTGCATCCTTGTAGTTCAGGGTCGACCAGGCAATGTCGACGACGACATCCCCCTCTTCCATTTCGGGAAGTGTCACCTGGCTCCGGGAAACGGTCTGCTCATCTGTATCTTTGTTGATTAGGATTGCATCGAACATGTGTGTCGCCTTTTCAATTTGACGTGAGGGCAAAGAAGCCAGTTGCGAACTGGCGGAGGGGGTCCGGACTCTGTTCGAGCTTGGCGCGCAAAACCGCGCCTTCCCAACCAATCCAGAAAAAGGCGGCAAGCTCTTCCGGCTTATGGTGCCGGCCAATCTCGCCCTGGTTTTGTGCTTCAAGAAGGCAGGCCTCTGTCAGGCGTTGCCAGTCCGACAGGGCAGACGAGAGCAAGCTGCGGAATCCCGGCGGGAGGGCCGCCATCTCCTGTCCCAGGTTTCCAACAAGGCACCCGCGCCTGAACGCGTGCTTTTCCATCCCCTTTTCGGCGTCGGAAATAAAGCCCCGCAGCCGATCCAGCGGCGAGAGGTCAGCGCGCTGGAACCAGGTACGAAGCCTGGAGGAGAAATACTCATTGTAAGCACCAATCAGTGCACGGCCGAAATCCTCTTTCGAGTCGAAGTGGTAGTAAAAACTGCCTTTAGGCACACCCGCCGCCCGCAGGATTTCATCGACCGCGACCGCGCAGTAGCCACGCTCGGTCAGATACTCCAGCCCGGTCCGGATCAGCTCCTGACGCGCCGTCTGATCGCCCGGCGGTTTGCGTGGGCGGCCTCTGCGGCGACCGGGTGTCGGGGCGTCTGTCGAGCTCATTTTTTGTTTATAGACTAAATGGTCTATTAAATGCAACATCTGACAAAGAGGAATTGCAGAATTGCCGGAGTCAGCCGGCTTGAGAGGGCTTGTTCTGGCGTCCGGCCTCTGGAAATGGCTTTGAGACGGCGTATTCAGGCGCACAGGATCCGGGAATGAGCCGGAGCCCATTCGCGGCTTCAAAAACATCTCTCGAAATTATCCGGCACGCACGAAGGATGCACGTGCGGCCTTTCCCGTCACGGCACGAAGTCGAAGCATGCGTGCAGAGGGCGGAAGCCTACTCGTCCGTCCCTTCATCCAGTGCCCCGTTCTGGAAGGCTTCCAGTTCGAGGCCCTCGGCGCGGACCTTGTCCACTTCATCGGGATAGACGTCAGACGCTTCGCCGAAGCCGACGATGGGCGACGGCACGATATCGTCCTGCGCGATGGCGTCGTCATAGAGCAGCCAGGCCCGCTTGCCGCCGAGACAGGCGACCTCGACCCACTGGTCTTCCTCAAGGCTGACCGCCGACATGCTGGAGATGTCGCGCAGCTCGGCCTCGTTGATCGTGTATTCCTGCCCGTTCACGCGGAAGATCGCGAAGCCTTCGCCGAGATAGCGCAGATAGGACAGGACATCCCCCGCCTTCAGCTCCAGCACCTGCATGCCCTCATCGCCCGGCGTTTCGATATTGGCGTCGACCTGCATCACGACCGGCTCGATCTTTGAGGCGACAATGAATTCGAGATGATCGCGCTCGACCCGGTCGCGGTTCCAGATCTGGTAATTGGCATATTGCGGCAGGGTGCAGGCGACATTGGCCGGCTCGTCCGGATTGGGCCGAGCGCGGCCGTTCACCGTCATGCCCTGTTCCAGCACGACGAACCCAGCCGGATACTCCCCCGGCCAGCCATAGGAGACGTACCAGGTATCCGGATAACCGGCGAGCGCGGAGAAATCCCGGTCGTCCGGCGCAGATTCTGTCACCTCGTAGGGTGACGCAATCGGTTCGTCCGCCGGCATGTCCGCCTCGAGCGCCTCGCTTTCAACAGGCGCAGGGGTGGCCCCGCCGTCAGCGGGCGTGTCAGCCGGCTGTCCGCAGGCCGCGAGGCTTCCTGCCAAAGCAAGAATCCAGGCTTTTTTCATGACCCCCTCCTCGGGTTGCGACTCACCTGCCGGTGCCACACTAGCATACAGATTAGCAAGAAACTGGCATGGGTCGCTTGGCTTTTTCTGCAATTTGGTGTCGAAAGCGGCACACATTCCCCAGATCCACGGCCATATAACGTCCATGACCTCCCCCATCGTCCGCTTCGCCCCGTCTCCCACCGGCCGCCTGCATGTCGGCAATGTGCGCACTGCGCTCATCAACTGGCTGTTCGCCAAGGGCCAGGGCGGCAAGTTCATCCTGCGCATCGACGATACCGACGTGGAACGCTCCACGAAGGAAAATGAAGACGCGCTGAAAGTGGACCTTGAATGGCTGGGTCTCGTCTGGGCCGACACGTTCAACCAATCCGATCGCTTCGCCCAGTATGACGCTGCCGCCGAAACGCTGCGCGGCATGGGCCTGCTCTATCCCTGCTACGAGACGGCTGATGAGCTCGACCGCAAGCGCAAGATCGCCCTCTCCCGCGGCCGCCCGCCCGTCTATGACCGGGCGGCGCTGGAGCTGACGGATGAGGACAAGGCAAAACTGGAAGCCGAAGGCCGCCAGCCGCACTGGCGGTTCAAACTGTCGGGGGAGCGCGTCGAATGGGACGATCTGGTGCGCGGGCCGCAAAGCATCGACACATCCAGCCTGTCCGACCCGATCCTGATCCGCGAGGACGGTTCCTACCTCTACACTCTCCCCTCAGTCGTCGACGACATCGAGGCCGGCATCACCCATGTCGTGCGCGGCGAAGACCATGTGACGAATTCCGGCGCGCAGATCGAGATCTTCAAGGCGCTCGGCGGCACCGCGCCGGACATGGCGCACACGCCGCTGCTGATCGGCGCCGACGGCCAGGGCCTGTCGAAACGCCTCGGCTCGCTCTCCATGGGCGAGCTCCGCGCGCAGGGCTATGAGCCGATGTCGATCTGCTCATTGCTGGCGAAGATCGGCACATCCGACAATGTCGAGGCGCGGGGCAGCCTCGATGAGTTGGTCGCGGAGTTCGACTTCGGCAAGATCGGCCGGTCGCCGGCCCGGTTCGACGAGGCGGAGCTGAAAGGCCTCAACGCCGCCATCCTGCACGCCCTGCCCTTCGATACGGTGAAAGACCGCCTCGCCGCAGTGGACCCGCGCGCCGCCGACGAGGCCTTCTGGACCGTGGTGCGGGCGAACTGCGCCCTGCTGCCGGATGTCGCCGGCTGGGTCGACACGGTGTTCGGCGATATCACCCCGCTGGTGGATGACGAGGACAAGGAGTTCGTCGCCACGGCTGCCACGCTGCTGCCGGACGGCGAGCTGACGGGCGAGACCTGGAGCCAGTGGACGAACGCCGTGAAGGCAGAGACCGGCCGCAAGGGCCGCGGCCTGTTCATGACGCTGCGCAAGGCCCTCACCGGCCAGGAACACGGCCCCGACATGGGTGCCATCCTGCCGCTGATCGGCCGCGAACGGGCGCTGAAGCGGCTGGGCGGCTGATCCCGGAACAACCAAGTTACTGATTTTGTTCCGTTTTGGTTCGACGTGAACAAAAATGGAACTTTTTCCTTTCCAAAACGTGAATATTCTGCTTATGTTCTCATATCGCGGGGCCGACGGAATGCCCCCGCAAACTGGGTTCAAATGCATAGGCTGGGAGTTGCGTGATGGTACGTCTGGTAATCAAGGGATGTGAGTTCGATCCGGCGCAGGTGAAGGATGTCGTGTTCGGCGACAGCTTCCGCATGGAGCTCGACAAGGCGATGGAACTGGCAGATGCCGGCGTCGAATTCTGGGCCGCCGGACCTGACGGCGCCATGGCCCGCGTCATCCTCGGCGAGAACGAATATGGCGAGCGCATCCTGAAGACCGAAGCCATCGCCTTTGCTGCCAATCATCTGGGCGAAATCGTTGCCCCGCCTGTGGTGCGCCGCCCCTACCGCGCCGAGACACATATCCCTGCACGGATGGATTTCGCCGTCGCAGCTTAAACGCTGCCCCTGAAATTACGCAGCGGCTCTCGCCTCCCGCCCGCGCCAGAACGGTGCAGCCACCTCCCCCGGATGCGGGAGGTGAGGGCTTTGAGGGATCAGAAATCGCACTGCGATTTCCCCGAAAAGGCCCAAGCGCAAGCGCAGGGCACCGAAGAATGACTGGCGCGCACAGAGGTTTCCGTCGATGCCCGCGAAAGCATTGGCTCCTGCGCCCTACTCCGCCACCAGTTGAACGAGTACGTCCCCTTCGGAGACTTGGTCGCCCACCTTGCCCGTCACGGCTTCCACCACACCGTCGCGCGGCGCCGTAAGGGCATGTTCCATCTTCATGGCTTCCATGACCGCCACCGTATCGCCGCGCGTCACCTCCGCGCCGGCCTCCACCGAAATCGACAGGATCTTGCCCGGCATCGGCGCGCTGACACTGTCACCGCCGAGGACGGCTTCGACATCGGCGTCGAATTCCGGCACTTCCACCAGAACCGTGTCACCGCCCGTCGTGACCGCATAGCGGCGGGGCGAAATGTCCGTCACCAGCGGCAAGGGTGTGTCGGGATCGACCGGATACTCTTCCGGATCCACCCAATCAGCATCGGCGCCAACGGCCACCATGGCCTTGTGCACCGGCGCCCTGTTCATGCGCCAGCCATCCTGAATGCCCCACGGCGTCGCCCCACCCGCCTCATTGAGGCACACATCGCACACCGCCATGACGGAGGCATGCTGGTGTTCCGCAGGCGGAAGGGTCAACGCGTCGCCCGCTTCTGCAATCCAGTTCACATGGTGGGAGTGGTTGAGGAAGGCGTCCGACGACGCGCAGCGGCTGAGGAAGCCGGCATTCGACGGCACGCCGGCCAGCTGCAGGTGCGACAGGGTCGTGATCAGCCGCTCGCAGGCCGCATGCCGGTTGCCGTCATGCACGATCAGCTTGGCAATCATGGAGTCATAGTTCGATGGCACGCGGTCGCCCGTTTCGAACCCCGCATCCCAGCGTACGGTCTCGCCGTCCACCGGCTCCATCAGGCCGAACTCCAGGATCAGGCCCGCGCCGGGGCGGAAGCCTTCGGCCGGGTCTTCGGCGCAGATCCGCGCCTCGATCGCATGGCCATGTAGCGGAATGTCCTGCTGGTGCAGCGGCAGCAAGTCGCCGGACGCGACGCGCAGCTGCCATTCGACAAGGTCCTGCCCGGTGATCATTTCCGTCACCGGATGCTCCACCTGCAGGCGGGTGTTCATCTCAAGGAACCAGAACGTGTCCAGCGCCAGCGGCTTTGATCCGTCCACGATGAATTCCACCGTCCCGGCGCCTTCATATTTCACGGCCTTGGCGAGGGCGACGGCGGCGTCCGTCATCGCCTTGCGCACGTCTTCCGGCATGCCGGGCGCGGGCGCTTCCTCGATCACTTTCTGTCGGCGGCGCTGCAGCGAGCAATCGCGCTCATAGAGGTGAACGGCATTGCCATGGGCATCGCCGAAAACCTGCACTTCAATATGGCGCGGCTGTTCGACCAGCTTTTCCAGCATCACGCGGCCATCGCCGAAACTGCTTTCCGCTTCGCGTACGGCGCTTTCCAGTTCGGCGGCCAGTTCCGACGCCTTGGTAACGAGGCGGATGCCCCGCCCCCCGCCGCCTGCCACGGCCTTGATCAGCAGCGGGAAGCCGATCTCCTTGGCTGCCTCGGTCAACGTTTTCACGTCCTGCGCCTCGCCGCGATAGCCGGGCAGCACGGGCACGCCCGCCTCTTCCGCGATGCGCTTGGCTTCGTCCTTCGGCCCCATGGAGCGGATGGCAGAGGCCGGCGGGCCGACCCAGATCAGCCCCGCCTTCACGACAGCCTCGGCAAAATCGGCATTCTCTGACAGGAAGCCATAGCCCGGATGGATCGCGTCGGCGCCCGTCTCTTTGGCCGCCGCGAGGATCGCCTCAACCTTCAGATAGCTCTCGGGCGCAGGCGCCGGGCCGATATGCACGGCCTCATCGGCTTCGCGCACATGCTTGGCGCGCGCATCGGCGTCGGAATAGACGGCGACGGTGGCGATGCCGAGGTCCCGGCAGGTGGCAAAGATGCGGCAGGCGATCTCGCCCCTATTCGCGACGAGAAGCTTCTCGATTTTCATGTCCGGGCCCTCCGGTGCCCCGATGCCCGCCGCGATGCCCACCACGATGGACGGCGGCGACCAGGACGAAACTGATGATCATCAGCAGATACCACGATCCGAGTTTGGATAAAGAGACCGGGTGCCAGCCATCTTCCTGTCCCGGATAGGCCCAGGCGCGGGCGAAGGTGCCGATGTTTTCCGCAAACCAGATGAACAGGGCGACCAGAAGGAAGCCGATGACCAGCGGCATCGGCCGGTGAAACCGGTCCGGCCGGAACCAGACGACACTTGGCCCGTAAACCAGCAACGTACCCGCAAACAGGGCGATCCGGACATCCGGCAGCCAGTGATGGGCGAAGAAATTCACATAGATTGACGCCGCCAGCAGGCCCTGAATCCAAAGCGGCGGGAAGCGGTCAAACCGGAAATCGAAGATCCGCCACACCCTGGCCAGATACGACCCGACCGAAGCATACATGAAGCCCGTGAACAGCGGCACGGCGCCGATGCGCAACACGCTTTCCTCCGGATATATCCAGCTGCCATGGGCGGTCTTGAACAATTCCATGATCGTGCCGGTGATATGGAAGACGAGGATCACCTTCGCCTCCTCCAGCGTCTCCAGCCCCGTCCACAGCATCAGGACCTGGATCAGCACCGCCCCGATGACGAGGAAATCATAGCGCGAGACCGGCGCGTCGTCCGGATACCAGAGAAAGGTCGCCAGCAAGAGGCCCAGCATGGCCCCGCCGAACAGGCAGGCCCAGCCTTGCTTTATGCCGAAACTGACGAATTCGAAGGCGGCAAGGCTCCACGGCCCTTTCACCCAGCGCGCCCTCAGGGCTTCGCGCCCGGCATGCAGGCGCCGCTGGACGGCATTGGGCGGCTTCGGGCCGAAGGCTGGGGGCGCGGTCATTGTCTGGCTGTTACACGGATTCAAGGCGGGTTTCAGGCCGGTTCATGGCCCTTCGCGCGCCAGGCGCACCCGCTTCATGACCATATCGCGCCCTTGCGCGCCGCCGAACCCATTGTAAGGGTTAACCGCCTGAATCGGAGGGAAGAGACATGGCCTATGCATCTGGTGCGAAGGTAAGCAGCCTCGCCGGGCTCGTGGGGGCCGCGGTCGGCGGCTATATCGGCTACACACAGGCCGGGCATGTCAGCGAGCTTGAGCCTGTGGCGGGTGCGCTGATCCTCGGCGCCATCGGCCTCGTGGTCGGCAGCGCGGGCGCCTATCTGCTGAAATCGCTGATGCAGTTCCTGATCTATCTGATCATGTTCGGCGTGCTGGCCTATGTGTTCCAGAACCAGATCGAGCAGTTAACCGGGATCAACCCGGTCAACGCGACGATCAGCCTGATGGAAGACATCGGCCTGCCCGTGAAGAGCATGCGCAAATCGCTGGAATAAAGCCCTAGCGGACCCAGGTCGGGCGCCGTTTTTCGAGGAAGGCGGCGATGCCTTCCTTGCCCTCGTCGGAGACGCGCCGCGCCGCGATGCGCTTGGCCGTCTCGTGCCCGAGATCGCGGTCGATGATCTGGCCAGTGACGTCTGCCACCAGCTTCTTCGCGTCGGCCACAGCGCCCGGCGCCGCGGAAAAGACGAGATTGGCGAGGTGTTCTTCCATCTTCGTCATGTCTTCCAGCGTCTCCACGACATACTGGACGAGGCCGATCTTCTCAGCGAAGGCGGCATCGAAGCTCTCGGCGGTCGCGAACAGCGCCCGGGCCCAGCGCGGGCCGATCGCGTCGATCACATAAGGGCTGATCGTGGCCGGTGTCAGGCCGAGGCGGACCTCGGAGAAGCGGAACTTGGTGTTTGACATGGCCACTGCCATGTCACAGGCCGCCACCAGCCCTGCCCCGCCGCCCATGGCCGCGCCCTGCACCATGGCGAGCGTCATCTGCGGCATCTCATAGAGCGACTGCAGCATCTCGGCGAGGTTCACCGCGTCGCGGACATTGTCTTCTTTCGTGTGCGTGGCGGCGCGCTTCATCCAGTTGAGGTCAGCCCCGGCGCTGAAAGTGTGGCCATTGCCGCGCAGGATCATCATGCGGATCGTGGGCTGGTCGGCGATCGTCTTGAACGCGTCAGTCAGCTCCGCAATCAGTTCCATGTTGAAGGCATTGTGCACGTCTGGCCGGTTGATGACGACGACGGCGAGGCCTTCCTCTGTGGCTTCGAGTTTGATGAGATCGTAATCGGAATCGCGCATGGGGCCCCCACGTTGAATTTCTGGGCGTTGAATTTCTGGAAGTCTTTTGGACCGCTCGCGCGCCGACGGCAACCGCCCTTCCGCTGAAGGTGGCTGCCCTTGAAATGCTGACGGCCTCCCGCCGCGCGCAGGAGGCCGTCTTCGGACAGTGCTCAAGCTCAGCTCGTTTTACCGTCCGGTTCCTGTCCGGTCTCGTTTTCGGGGATCAGACGTTTGGGGCCGGCGCGCCAGGCGTCGATGGCCGCATTGTATTCGGCTTCCAGCACGTAGCCGTCCTGATCGGTGTCGAATTTCGTGAATTTGGCGACGGCCTCGGCTTCATCCGCCCGGTCGCCGGAAGTTTTCCAGGAGACGAATTCTGCTTCGCTGAGGCGCCCGTCGGAGTCTGTGTCGAGGCCGGAAAAGTCCGGCATTTCGCCGGCATGGCCCATCAGAGCGGTGGCAAAGGCAGCCACCACGAGGAATGGGGTGCGTTGCATAACGTCTCTCCTTTGTGCTGTGCCGCCTTCAGCTGCGACAAGGAAGAGCCTACGCGAGAGACGCGTTCATGTTGCGTGAAAACGGGTTCACGACACGATTTTAATGATCGGCATTCATGACCCAGGGCCGCACCGCCTACATACGGAAAACACCGAAGCCGCGCTCGCCGAAGGGGGCGTTGAGGCTGGCCGACATGGCAAGGCCCAGGACGCGGCGCGTGTCTGCCGGGTCGATGATGCCATCGTCCCAGAGGCGCGCGGTGGAAAAGTACGGGCTGCCTTCAGCCTCGTAGAGATCGCGGATCGGCTGTTTAAATGCCTCTTCCTCGTCTGCAGGCCATTCGCCGCCCTTGCGCTCGATGCCGTCGCGTTTGACCGTGGCGAGCACGCTGGCCGCCTGCTCCCCGCCCATGACGGAGATCCGGGCATTCGGCCACATGAACAGGAAGCGCGGAGAGTAAGCCCGGCCGCACATGCCGTAATTGCCTGCCCCGAAGCTGCCGCCGGTGACGACCGTGAATTTCGGCACACTGGCCGTAGCAACCGCGGTCACCATCTTGGCGCCGTCTTTGGCGATGCCGCCGGCTTCATATTTCGAGCCGACCATGAAACCGGTGATGTTCTGCAGGAAGACGAGCGGGATACGGCGCTGGTCCGCCAGCTCGATGAAGTGCGCCGCCTTCTGGGCGCTCTCGGAGAAGAGAATACCATTATTGGCAAGGATCGCCACCGGCATGCCATAGAGCCGGGCGAAGCCGCAGACGAGGGTTTCGCCATAGAGCTTCTTGAACTCGTGGAACTCCGATCCGTCGACGAGGCGCGCGATGACTTCACGGGCATCATAAGGCTCGCGCACGTCCTGCGGGACAAGACCGTGCAGTTCGGCCGGGTCGTAAAGCGGCTCTGCCGACTCGGTCAGCTCGAAAGGCTGGGGCTTCGACTTTGCCAGTGTGCGGACGATGGAGCGCACAATGGCGAGGGCGTGGGAGTCATGCGCGGCGTAGTGGTCTGCGACGCCCGAGCGGCGGGCATGCACATCGGCGCCGCCAAGATCCTCGGCCGAGATCACCTCCCCTGTTGCGGCCTTCACCAGCGGCGGGCCGCCGAGGAAGATCGTGCCCTGCTTGCGCACGATCACCGTCTCGTCGGACATGGCCGGCACATAGGCGCCGCCGGCGGTGCACGAGCCCATGACGGAAGCGATCTGGGGAATGCCCTTCGCGCTCATCTGGGCCTGATTGTAGAAGATGCGGCCGAAATGCTCCCGGTCCGGAAAGACTTCCGACTGGTGCGGCAGGTTTGCACCGCCGCTGTCGACAAGGTAGATGCACGGCAGATGGTTTTCGAGCGCGACTTCCTGGGCCCGCAAATGCTTCTTCACCGTAATGGGGAAGTAGGCGCCGCCCTTCACGGTCGGGTCGTTGCACACGATCATGCATTCACGGCCTTCAACCCGGCCAACGCCGGTGATGATGCCCGCAGCAGGCGCCTCATCGCCATACATGCCATGCGCGGCCAGGGCGCCAATTTCCAGGAAGGCACTGCCCGGATCCAGCAGGCGCTCGACCCGCTCCCGCGGGAGCAGCTTGCCCCGGTCGACATGACGCTGGCGCGAGGCTTCCGGCCCGCCAAGCGCGGCTTTGGATGTGTGCTCGCGCAATTCGTCGAGCAGGCCTTCCATGGCGGCCTTGTTCGCGGCAAAGCGCGGGCCTGCTACGTCGAGACTGGATTTCAGGACGGGCATTCAGCCTCCCTTCAGAAGTTTTTGGCAGGCTTAGCTGCCTCTGGGTCAGGTGTCACGCGTGTGTCACCGGTTTTTACCAGACTGGGAAACACACCCTCTAGGAAAGGCCGCTGACCATGCGCATGTTCAGGAACATGAAACTGGACATCACCCCCTCTCTGAAGGCGATTGCCTTCCTGAAGGATGTGCCGGCCAAGGTGATGCGGGCGGCCGGACGGGAAGCGGCCTGGTATTGCGTGCCGGCCGGCGGGACGCTGTTCCTGCGCAATGAACCGGCCGACAAGATCTATTTCGTCCTGTCGGGCGCCCTCGGCGCCTTCCGGGTCAATCCCAACGGCCAGAGCGAATTCATCGGCCATATCCGCCCCGGTGAACCGGTGGGCGAGATGTCCATGTTCCTCGGCGGGATCGACCTCGACGGCGACGGCGCCCCGGAAGACGCGCCGCACACAAGCTCGGTCTATGCCCTGCGCGATTCCGAAGTCGTCGGCTTCTCGCGCGAAGGCTGGCGGCAAATGGTCAAGCATGAGCCGGAACTGCTGGAGCAGATGATCCGCATCATCCTGCGCCGTGTCGGCCGGGAGGGACAGCGCAATATCAGCTCGGCGCCGAAAGTCTTCACCCTGGTTGCCACCTCCCCCACCATCGACCTGGAACTGCGCGCCGAAGCCCTGAAGTCGAGCCTGGAAGCACTGGGCAAATCTGCGGTGATCGTCGGCGAAGCGAAGGGCGCAGAGAAGCCGGCTGCCTTCTTCGACCAGCTCGACCAGAACCATGATGTGGTGATCCTCATCTCCACCATCGGCGATACGCGCTGGTACCGCCTGTCCGTGCGCCAGGCTGACCGGATCTGGGTGTTCGGCCGCGCTGACGCCAAACCGTCCAATCCGCTGATGCCGGAAGACGACTCCCCGGCCCGCGAGCTGAAGCTGGTCGACGTCGTGCTGCTGCACCCCGGCGACAACCGGCGCGCCTGCCGGCCGGTCGAATGGCTGGAAGCGGCGGGCGCAAGCCGCCTGTTCCACTGGCAGGGCATGAGCGGGCCGAACTGTGACCGGCTGGCACGGGTGATGGCCGGCACCTCGGTCGGGCTGATCCTGTCCGGCGGCGGGGCGCGGGCCT from the uncultured Hyphomonas sp. genome contains:
- a CDS encoding patatin-like phospholipase family protein, encoding MRMFRNMKLDITPSLKAIAFLKDVPAKVMRAAGREAAWYCVPAGGTLFLRNEPADKIYFVLSGALGAFRVNPNGQSEFIGHIRPGEPVGEMSMFLGGIDLDGDGAPEDAPHTSSVYALRDSEVVGFSREGWRQMVKHEPELLEQMIRIILRRVGREGQRNISSAPKVFTLVATSPTIDLELRAEALKSSLEALGKSAVIVGEAKGAEKPAAFFDQLDQNHDVVILISTIGDTRWYRLSVRQADRIWVFGRADAKPSNPLMPEDDSPARELKLVDVVLLHPGDNRRACRPVEWLEAAGASRLFHWQGMSGPNCDRLARVMAGTSVGLILSGGGARAYSHIGVVRAMRDRGVPIDFVGGASMGAVIAGCVAMGWDDVEIDRRIRKAFVETNPLGDYTLPVVGMVKGLRVNARLKEHFGDAEIGDLALPFFATSTNLMTGTQRIHRTGLLRDALRATISLPGILPPVVDGNDLLVDGAVLNNFPVDVMRDMHRGFVIGSDVTRQPEGLKIEEFEKPAGFFRWVLRHGFSNPPPIAGVLMRAATIRADTQFGRDITDVLILPELAETELRDWENYEATVESGYQAALLALDEAGMGASARP